A genomic region of Staphylococcus roterodami contains the following coding sequences:
- a CDS encoding DNA translocase FtsK, translating to MSWFDKLFGEDNDSNDDLIHRKKKRRQESQNIENDHDSLLPQNNDIYSRPRGKFRFPMNVTFEGEEVAQSKDFISDEKEQYHRDYRKQDYDSRSQKRHRRRRNQTIEEQNQGGHRGNQNDSQESIKYKNHTQYRTSKPGTYVSAINGIEHENKKPKSHTSFSNTAAQHIKETKPDYHKESFKTSEVPSAIFGTMKPKKLENGRIPVSKTSEKLETDKQGIEKNISSTQSMQTQGVQEDKQNNTDTQQKKLSHSTEPNMSDSKKSTPNYSKVDNTIKIENIYASQIVEEIRRERERKVLQKRRFKKALQQKREEHKNENQDTIQRAIDEMYAKQAERYIGESSLNDNSQDKKINDEKNYNDKQNLNNNSSNTDIDNYETDNHDEISSQESPYNYEEVNLNQVSTTKQLSDDDVTVTDVTSQQTHESIHNDIDDNQEKLISHANDDASLNNKQEETQVTDANFYEVNNSDSHQFEETEIEEMSTEETKAHTNSNEIQETVNAEIPVNNIDKTVDNEIEIAPRHKKVSDNAREISENQLVDNSRNSSQINSEDDSDSDEKDSNHNIETSASSNQSQSNMEQQHSEREVQANKKTENNSSFSKRPFNVVMTPSDKKRMMDRKKQSKVSVPELKPVTNKQIQNKQTSENDDTTIARQETQEVKTNASNSIEKEMTNNVEHNQQTNQKDISNLNVTSDSENDIENINSTKQEEHLKQADISQQESDFTNGTNQRLEFSSSSNNKNITDENDNSHLNGSQEDASEQDTDIETSTNNDIQHENQNDTSQSIDINEQVGQPQQNKVLQNDNTNEADQITNNNASDTNQQQQLSRESAQVVKPMIRKGPNIKLPSVSLLEQPQVIEPNEDWIADKKQELNDALYYFNVPAEVQDVTEGPSVTRFELSVEKGVKVSRITALQDDIKMALAAKDIRIEAPIPGTSRVGIEVPNQNPTTVNLRSIIESPSFKNAESKLTVAMGYRINNEPLLMDIAKTPHALIAGATGSGKSVCINSILMSLLYKNHPEELRLLLIDPKMVELAPYNGLPHLVAPVITDVKAATQSLKWAVEEMERRYKLFAHYHVRNITAFNKKAPYDERMPKIVIVIDELADLMMMAPQEVEQSIARIAQKARACGIHMLVATQRPSVNVITGLIKANIPTRIAFMVSSSVDSRTILDSGGAERLLGYGDMLYLGSGMNKPIRVQGTFVSDDEIDDVVEFIKQQREPDYLFEEKELLKKTHTQSQDDLFDDVCAFMVREGHISTSLIQRHFQIGYNRAARIIDQLEQLGYVSSANGSKPRDVYVTEADLNKE from the coding sequence ATGAGCTGGTTTGATAAATTATTCGGCGAAGATAATGATTCAAATGATGACCTGATTCATAGAAAGAAAAAAAGACGTCAAGAATCACAAAATATAGAAAACGATCATGACTCATTACTGCCTCAAAATAATGATATTTATAGTCGTCCAAGGGGGAAATTCCGTTTTCCTATGAATGTAACTTTTGAGGGTGAAGAAGTAGCACAATCAAAAGATTTTATTTCAGATGAAAAGGAACAGTACCATCGAGACTATCGTAAACAAGACTACGATTCACGTTCACAAAAAAGACATCGCCGTAGACGAAACCAAACAATTGAAGAACAAAATCAAGGTGGACATCGTGGTAATCAAAATGATTCACAAGAAAGTATAAAATATAAAAACCACACACAATATCGTACAAGTAAGCCTGGTACATATGTTTCTGCAATAAATGGTATTGAGCATGAAAATAAAAAGCCTAAGTCACATACATCATTTTCTAATACAGCGGCACAACATATTAAAGAAACTAAACCTGATTACCATAAGGAAAGTTTCAAGACTTCAGAAGTACCATCAGCTATTTTTGGAACTATGAAGCCTAAAAAATTAGAAAACGGACGTATACCAGTTAGTAAAACATCAGAAAAATTAGAAACTGACAAGCAAGGAATTGAGAAGAATATATCTTCAACACAATCAATGCAAACGCAAGGTGTGCAAGAAGATAAGCAAAATAATACTGATACTCAACAGAAAAAACTATCACACTCAACTGAACCGAATATGTCAGATTCTAAGAAATCAACTCCAAATTATTCAAAAGTAGATAATACAATTAAAATTGAGAATATATATGCTTCTCAAATTGTTGAAGAAATTAGACGTGAAAGAGAGCGTAAAGTACTACAGAAACGTCGATTTAAAAAAGCACTGCAGCAGAAACGAGAAGAGCATAAAAATGAAAATCAAGATACGATTCAACGTGCTATTGATGAAATGTATGCAAAGCAAGCAGAGCGCTATATTGGTGAAAGTTCATTAAATGATAATAGTCAGGATAAAAAAATCAATGATGAGAAAAATTACAATGACAAACAGAATTTAAATAATAATTCTAGTAATACAGACATTGATAACTATGAGACAGATAATCATGATGAAATTAGTAGTCAAGAAAGTCCATATAATTATGAAGAAGTAAATTTAAATCAAGTTTCAACTACCAAACAACTTTCTGATGATGATGTAACAGTTACAGATGTGACTTCGCAACAAACACATGAATCGATTCATAATGACATAGATGATAATCAAGAAAAATTAATATCACATGCAAATGATGACGCCTCATTAAATAATAAACAGGAAGAAACACAGGTTACTGATGCTAATTTTTATGAAGTAAACAACTCAGATTCTCATCAATTTGAAGAAACAGAAATTGAGGAAATGAGTACTGAAGAAACAAAAGCACATACCAATTCAAATGAGATTCAAGAAACTGTAAATGCAGAAATACCAGTTAATAATATCGATAAAACAGTTGATAATGAAATTGAGATTGCACCACGTCATAAAAAGGTGAGTGACAATGCTCGTGAAATTAGTGAGAATCAACTTGTCGATAATTCTCGTAACAGTTCTCAAATTAATAGTGAAGATGATTCTGATTCAGATGAAAAGGATTCAAACCATAATATTGAAACTTCTGCATCATCTAATCAGAGCCAATCTAATATGGAACAACAGCATTCAGAACGAGAAGTTCAAGCTAATAAAAAGACAGAAAATAATTCGTCATTTAGTAAAAGACCTTTTAATGTAGTTATGACGCCTTCTGATAAAAAGCGTATGATGGATCGTAAAAAGCAATCAAAGGTTAGTGTACCTGAATTAAAACCTGTAACAAATAAGCAAATTCAAAATAAACAAACATCAGAAAATGATGATACAACTATTGCGCGTCAAGAAACACAAGAAGTGAAAACAAACGCTAGTAATAGTATAGAAAAAGAAATGACAAATAATGTTGAGCACAATCAACAAACAAATCAAAAAGATATCTCTAACTTGAATGTGACAAGTGATTCTGAAAATGATATTGAAAATATAAATTCAACTAAGCAAGAAGAACATTTGAAACAAGCTGATATTTCACAACAAGAATCAGATTTCACTAATGGAACGAACCAAAGATTAGAATTTTCTTCATCATCAAACAACAAAAACATTACTGATGAAAACGACAATAGTCATTTAAATGGTTCGCAGGAAGATGCTTCTGAACAAGATACGGATATAGAAACGTCTACAAATAATGATATACAACACGAAAATCAAAATGACACATCACAATCTATTGATATAAACGAACAAGTTGGTCAACCACAACAAAATAAAGTGTTACAAAACGATAATACAAATGAAGCGGACCAAATCACAAATAATAACGCTTCTGATACAAATCAACAGCAACAATTATCAAGAGAATCTGCTCAAGTTGTGAAACCTATGATTCGTAAGGGACCTAATATTAAATTACCTAGTGTATCATTATTAGAACAACCACAGGTAATTGAGCCAAACGAAGATTGGATTGCAGATAAAAAACAAGAACTTAATGATGCATTATATTACTTTAATGTACCTGCTGAAGTACAAGATGTAACTGAAGGACCAAGTGTTACTAGATTTGAATTGTCAGTTGAAAAAGGTGTTAAAGTTTCAAGAATTACTGCATTACAAGATGACATTAAAATGGCATTGGCAGCTAAAGATATACGTATAGAAGCGCCAATTCCTGGCACAAGTCGTGTTGGTATTGAAGTTCCAAATCAAAATCCAACTACTGTGAATTTGCGTTCAATTATTGAATCGCCTAGCTTTAAAAACGCCGAATCAAAATTAACGGTTGCTATGGGTTATCGTATTAATAATGAACCATTACTTATGGATATTGCTAAAACGCCACATGCTCTAATTGCAGGTGCAACGGGCTCAGGTAAATCAGTTTGTATTAATAGTATATTGATGTCTTTACTATATAAAAATCATCCTGAAGAATTACGTTTATTACTAATAGATCCAAAAATGGTTGAATTAGCACCATATAATGGATTACCACATTTGGTAGCTCCAGTAATTACGGATGTAAAAGCAGCTACGCAAAGTTTAAAATGGGCCGTAGAAGAAATGGAAAGACGTTATAAACTATTTGCGCATTATCATGTTCGTAATATCACAGCATTTAATAAAAAGGCGCCTTATGATGAAAGAATGCCTAAAATTGTTATTGTCATTGATGAGTTAGCAGATTTAATGATGATGGCACCGCAAGAAGTTGAACAATCTATTGCTCGAATTGCTCAAAAAGCTAGAGCATGTGGTATTCATATGCTTGTCGCAACACAAAGACCATCTGTGAATGTTATTACAGGTTTAATAAAAGCCAATATACCAACAAGAATCGCATTTATGGTATCATCAAGTGTAGATTCAAGAACGATTTTAGACAGTGGTGGAGCAGAACGCTTGTTAGGATATGGCGATATGTTATATCTTGGTAGCGGTATGAATAAACCAATCAGGGTACAAGGTACATTTGTTTCTGATGACGAAATCGATGATGTTGTAGAGTTTATTAAACAGCAGAGAGAACCTGATTATCTATTTGAAGAGAAAGAATTGTTGAAAAAAACACATACACAATCTCAAGACGATTTGTTTGATGATGTCTGTGCATTTATGGTTAGGGAAGGACATATTTCTACATCATTAATCCAACGACATTTCCAAATTGGATATAACAGAGCAGCACGAATTATCGATCAATTGGAACAACTCGGTTATGTTTCGAGCGCTAATGGATCAAAACCTAGGGATGTTTATGTTACAGAAGCAGATTTAAATAAAGAATAA
- a CDS encoding DUF4479 domain-containing protein yields the protein MNLFYNPKYVGDVAFLQIEPVEGELNYNKKADVVEITNEGKVVGFNIFGISNDISIEETGHIKLTDELVIAFQQRINEAGFDYKLDVDLSPKFVVGYVETKDKHPDADKLSVLNVNIGNDTLQIVCGAPNVEAGQKVVVAKVGAVMPSGMVIKDAELRGVASSGMICSMKELNLPNAPEEKGIMVLNDSYEIGQAFFE from the coding sequence ATGAATTTATTTTACAATCCTAAATATGTAGGAGATGTCGCTTTCTTACAAATAGAACCTGTTGAAGGTGAATTAAATTATAATAAGAAAGCTGACGTTGTCGAAATTACAAATGAAGGAAAAGTTGTAGGTTTTAATATTTTTGGTATTTCAAATGATATATCAATCGAGGAAACAGGACATATTAAATTGACTGATGAACTTGTAATTGCCTTCCAGCAACGTATCAATGAAGCTGGTTTTGATTATAAATTAGATGTCGATTTGTCACCTAAATTTGTAGTTGGCTATGTTGAAACGAAAGATAAGCATCCTGACGCTGATAAGTTGAGCGTATTAAATGTAAATATCGGCAATGATACATTACAAATTGTTTGTGGTGCGCCAAATGTTGAAGCAGGGCAAAAGGTTGTAGTTGCTAAAGTAGGCGCTGTTATGCCAAGTGGTATGGTTATTAAAGATGCCGAATTACGTGGTGTTGCATCAAGTGGAATGATTTGTTCAATGAAAGAATTGAATTTACCGAATGCACCAGAAGAAAAAGGTATTATGGTGTTAAATGACAGCTACGAAATTGGACAAGCATTTTTTGAATAA